In the Gaiellales bacterium genome, CCTGCGGACCATCGACGAAGACTGGGCGGAGATCGCCGTCACAGACGAGGGCCGCGGGTTCACCGGCGATCCGGAGACCGCATTCGAACGCCGATCCGAAAGCGCGGACGGACACGGCATCGGCCTCGCGCTCGCCCGAGCTCTGGCGCACGCCGAAGGCGGCCGGCTCACCATCACCAATCCCGGGCCGCAACCCCGAATCGCGCTCACGCTGCGCCGCAGCCCGCAGGCAGCCGCATGATGACCGCCGTCACGGGCGTCGCGTCTTGCGCGCCCGCTGCCGGTTCTGCGGCGCCAGCCTGCGCATAGACGGGATTTCCCCCCGGAGCGGGTGTACCACGCGTAGGCTCGCGCGCGATGGAGGCCACGGCGCTCATCCCGACGCATCCGCCGGGCGTGCTGCGCCACCGGCTGAGCGTCGACAAGCTCGACGACGGGCAGCTGGCGCGGTTTCGCGAGGCGATCCGGCTCGCCGGGCAGCGGCTGGACAACCGCGGGTTCTCCTGGTGGGCCGGGGTCCACGGCGTGCCGCAGGGCTATTGCCAGCACCACGTGGAGAACGAGCACGGCGCGCGGTACTTCCTGCCGTGGCATCGCGCCTACCTGTACCAGTTCGAGCTGACGCTGCGCGACCTCGTGCCCGACGTGACGCTGCCGTGGTGGGACTGGACGTTCGATGCGGCGCACCCGCGCTGGATCCCCGACGCCTACGCGCAGAAGAAGCTCGCGGACGGCTCCGCGAACCCGCTGGAGTCACAGCCGATCCCGCGGATGACCCAGCCGCCCGTCCCGGAGCAGCCGCGTCAGACCACGCGCGCCGCCAACGCGCCGGGGGCCGCGTGGCAGCCGACGGCGGAGTACGTCGACAAGACGCTGCTGAACATCAAGAACTACTTCAAGTTCTCGCTGGCCCTGGAGGGCATCCACGACGGCATCCACGGGCACGTCGGCGGCACGATGGCGAACATCGGCTGGGCCGCCTACGACCCGCTGTTCTGGGCGCACCACGTGATGATCGACCGCATCTGGGCGCTGTGGCAGGACCGCAACGGCATCGCCGGGCCCACGCCGGACATGTTCGAGGAGATCCTCGAGCCGTTCAACCTGCGCGTGCCCCAGGTGCTCGAGATCAGCCGCCTCGGCTACACCTACGCCGCCTCGTCCGTGCGGGTGCTGGGGAATCGATGAGCCGCCCGGGGATCGCGAGCTACGGACCGCTGGAGCTGCCGCGCGACCAGGAGCGCGCGCCGCTGTGGGACGCCGAGCTCTTCTTCCACGGCCTGTATCGCAACGGCCCGAGCTACCGGGCGGCCGTGTTCTTCAACCAGCCCGACGCCGACGAGGACACGCCCGAGGACGACGCCCACGGCTACGCGGGCAGCTTCTTCCTGTTCGGCAAGGGCGGCTGCTTCGGCGACGAGGGGCACTGCGACCCGCGCGGGCCGCTGGACCGCTTCGACCACCGCATCTTCCACGGCGACGGCACGTCGCGCACCGTCGACGTCACCGCCGCGGTGCGCCGCGAGCTCGTCGCCGGCAACCGCGAGGTGCTGGTCACCGTCGTGCCCGAGCTCGCCGACAGCGCGGGCGTCCAGGTCGACGGCGACCTCGACAACCCCGTGCAGTTCACGCAGATGGCGCTCGTGACCTACGACGCCTACGCACCGGCCGCGCAGCGCGGAAGCTGACAGATCAGACCGGAGACGACGGCCGCGCCATCCCTTCGGCGAGGTCCCCGTAGCCGGGCGCGATGATCGCCCCCGGCTGGCCGATGATCTCCTCCGCGACGAGCGCCTCGGTCGTCAGCATCAGCGCAGCGACGGACGCCGCGTGCTGCAGGCTCAGCCGCGTCACGCGTACGGGATCGACCACGCCCGAGTCGATCAGGTCGCCGAACGTCCCCGTCAGCGCGTTCAGGCCGTGGCCCTCGGGCATCGCGCGCACTTGGTCGACGACCGCCGAGCCGTCGTAGCCCGCATTCGACGCGATCCAGAACAGCGGATCGCACAGCGCCGCGCGCACGACGGCGATGCCGGCGCCGCGGTCGCCCTCCGTCGACACGCCATCCAGCGCCGACTCGGCCCGCAGCAGGGCGACCCCGCCGCCGGGGACGATCCCTTCGGACATCGCCGCGCGCGCCGCCGCGAGCGAGCCTTCGGTGCGGCGCAGGCGCTCCTTGCCCTCGACGGCGGTCGCGCCGCCCACGCGGATCACGGCCAGCCGCGAGGAGAGGCGCGCGAGCCGCTCGCGCAAGGAGTCGATGTCGTGGTCGTTCGTCGCGCGATCGAGCTCGACGCGGATCTCGTTCAGGCGGCCCGCCACCGCCTCCTCGGAGCCGGCGCCCTCGATGAACGTCGTCGAATCCTCGCGCACGATCACGCGCCGCGCGCGCCCGAGCGACTCGAGCTCGACGTTGTCCAGCGACAGGCCGGCCTCGGGGGTGATCACGCGACCGCCGACGAACGCGGCGAGATCCTCCAGGTAGGCGATGCGACGGTGGCCGAACCCGGGCGCCCGGATCGCCGTCGCCTCCATCGTGCCGTGCCGGTTGTT is a window encoding:
- a CDS encoding ATP-binding protein, which codes for LLTETEQRWRGPLADTARRLTLTLPGTHVTVRAGDRVIREILDVLLDNATRHGDGAVSIVLRTIDEDWAEIAVTDEGRGFTGDPETAFERRSESADGHGIGLALARALAHAEGGRLTITNPGPQPRIALTLRRSPQAAA
- a CDS encoding tyrosinase family protein yields the protein MEATALIPTHPPGVLRHRLSVDKLDDGQLARFREAIRLAGQRLDNRGFSWWAGVHGVPQGYCQHHVENEHGARYFLPWHRAYLYQFELTLRDLVPDVTLPWWDWTFDAAHPRWIPDAYAQKKLADGSANPLESQPIPRMTQPPVPEQPRQTTRAANAPGAAWQPTAEYVDKTLLNIKNYFKFSLALEGIHDGIHGHVGGTMANIGWAAYDPLFWAHHVMIDRIWALWQDRNGIAGPTPDMFEEILEPFNLRVPQVLEISRLGYTYAASSVRVLGNR
- the groEL gene encoding chaperonin GroEL, which gives rise to VSVEESETPGIAVEFVEGLHVENGHLSPYLIRDRMRMETVLENPYVLMTTGPISSVQELMGAIGQVMRRPEPLIILAEKVDGAALGMLVQNNRHGTMEATAIRAPGFGHRRIAYLEDLAAFVGGRVITPEAGLSLDNVELESLGRARRVIVREDSTTFIEGAGSEEAVAGRLNEIRVELDRATNDHDIDSLRERLARLSSRLAVIRVGGATAVEGKERLRRTEGSLAAARAAMSEGIVPGGGVALLRAESALDGVSTEGDRGAGIAVVRAALCDPLFWIASNAGYDGSAVVDQVRAMPEGHGLNALTGTFGDLIDSGVVDPVRVTRLSLQHAASVAALMLTTEALVAEEIIGQPGAIIAPGYGDLAEGMARPSSPV